Below is a genomic region from Citrobacter europaeus.
GTTTGCGTGCTGTAAACCGCCGAAACGGCAGAAACATCCGACGCCATGACCGCTTCCGACTGGGTCAGCAAATCACGTAAGTGAGCGCTCGCTTTTCGCGGCACATTACCGCCAAACAGCATCAGTATGTGACGCACCAGGCCCATTGCCGCCAGTACCTCGGCTTTCGCTCCTTTGACGCCGCGCACCCACAGCTCTTCATGGTACTGCCACTGTGATAATGCCAGCTCCAGCGCCGCTTCCAGCCCTTGCTCAATGCTCGCCTTCGCCGGAACCTTCAAAATGCGCGTAGGTCTGAGTTCACGCGGCGCATTCCCCTGAGCCAGATGATAGCCACGCGCCGCTTTACTCAGACTGCCCTGGCGTAAGCCGGCTTGCGAAACCAGCTGGTTTGCCAGCTTCAATACCGCACGGGTATCGCCGCTTAGCAGTTCAAGTTCAAGCTCACAGATAGGTTCAGCAAACTCGCCCGCTTTCACTTCCCCAAGGTCGAGAGCCATTTCAATTCGACTGCCGTCAACATCAAGGAGCCATTTCTCACGATAAAAATCGGTGCTGAACAGCGGCTGCACCTGAGAGGCAAGCTCAGCAGGCAGCTCGCCATCGGGCCAGACTTCCGTTGGGAACAGAGCGAGATCCAGCTCTGGCGCGTTTAGCGCAACGTTATATTCAGGCCGCTGATGCAGGCCGCCCGTCACCCGTCCGGCAATTTTCATGGTCATTTCGTAATGACCATTCTCACCACGAATACGCAGCCCCATATCGTGGCCACGCAACCACGCATCCGGCGTTTCGTAGTAGATATTCAGCAACTGACTGGGCGCATGATGCTCACCCCCCAGCGTATTCAGACGTTCACGTAGCGCATCTACAGCATCACTATTGACGATAAATTTTAATTCGATTTCCTGGGCCATGGTCTTGTACTTATGGGTTATGTCACAGTTGAGAAAACT
It encodes:
- a CDS encoding inorganic triphosphatase, whose product is MAQEIELKFIVNSDAVDALRERLNTLGGEHHAPSQLLNIYYETPDAWLRGHDMGLRIRGENGHYEMTMKIAGRVTGGLHQRPEYNVALNAPELDLALFPTEVWPDGELPAELASQVQPLFSTDFYREKWLLDVDGSRIEMALDLGEVKAGEFAEPICELELELLSGDTRAVLKLANQLVSQAGLRQGSLSKAARGYHLAQGNAPRELRPTRILKVPAKASIEQGLEAALELALSQWQYHEELWVRGVKGAKAEVLAAMGLVRHILMLFGGNVPRKASAHLRDLLTQSEAVMASDVSAVSAVYSTQTAMAKLALTEWLVTKGWQSFLDEKAQGKIADSFKRFSDTHLSRHAAELKTAFAQPLGDQYADQLPRLTRNIDSMLMLAGYYDENVASEWIANWQGLRHAIAANQYIEIEHFRNEAIALEPFWLHSGKR